Proteins co-encoded in one Neodiprion lecontei isolate iyNeoLeco1 chromosome 3, iyNeoLeco1.1, whole genome shotgun sequence genomic window:
- the LOC107223142 gene encoding protein FAM151A isoform X1 has product MTRATLFFTLIAVLFSASTLGEEPSTRSSILPSVPDFFQGIEGNLTKVTWDHAVNSQQALTNALNSSDIMMLEADVVWGTLESEPTVQLPVMAHPPANTSDLSLEDFLSQVMADQSKGAKLDFKSLEAFSASCEILQKLEDNMTFPVWLNADILDGPVNSSLNGEPVDAAQFLSLAAGTLPNATLSLGWKTRYGADYNIIDGSYSEANVEEMINTIKNVSQPITYPMRAGLVANSWDAIDKLLNESASGTTVTIWSSDNDTVDDVKLSEVIQKIGVSRVYIDVPEELMNRLHLESSTSSRMKICFGTLLAALLFAKFF; this is encoded by the exons gAGAGGAGCCATCGACGAGAAGCTCTATTTTACCATCGGTTCCCGACTTCTTCCAAGGCATCGAGGGCAACCTGACAAAAGTAACCTGGGATCATGCCGTCAACAGTCAGCAAGCTCTAACGAACGCTCTCAATTCAA GCGATATAATGATGCTCGAGGCAGATGTCGTTTGGGGAACCTTGGAGTCAGAGCCCACGGTTCAACTTCCCGTGATGGCGCATCCACCAGCTAATACGAGTGATTTATCCCTGGAAGATTTCCTGAGTCAGGTTATGGCGGACCAAAGTAAAGGAGCCAAGCTCGATTTCAAGTCACTCGAAGCTTTCAGTGCTAGTTGCGAAATCCTCCAGAAACTCGAGGATAAT ATGACATTTCCGGTTTGGCTGAACGCGGATATTCTCGACGGACCGGTGAACTCGTCTTTGAACGGGGAGCCCGTGGACGCTGcgcaatttttatcattggCGGCCGGAACCCTTCCAAACGCCACGTTATCGCTCGGATGGAAGACGAG GTACGGCGCCGACTACAATATTATCGACGGCAGTTACTCCGAAGCCAACGTAGAGGAGATGATAAATACTATCAAGAACGTTAGTCAGCCAATAACTTACCCTATGCGGGCCGGTCTTGTAGCGAATAGCTGGGACGCGATAGACAAATTACTCAACGAATCTGCCAGCGGGACGACCGTGACTATTTGGTCAAGCGACAACGACACCGTCGATGACGTAAAGCTTTCCGAGGTGATTCAAAAGATAGGCGTATCAAGAGTCTACATCGATGTACCGGAGGAGCTTATGAATCGCTTGCATCTCGAATCTTCTACAAGTTCTCGAATGAAGATCTGTTTCGGCACCCTCTTAGCCGCACTCTTGTTTGCAAAGTTCTTCTGA
- the LOC107223142 gene encoding protein FAM151A isoform X2, whose translation MMSVSSREEPSTRSSILPSVPDFFQGIEGNLTKVTWDHAVNSQQALTNALNSSDIMMLEADVVWGTLESEPTVQLPVMAHPPANTSDLSLEDFLSQVMADQSKGAKLDFKSLEAFSASCEILQKLEDNMTFPVWLNADILDGPVNSSLNGEPVDAAQFLSLAAGTLPNATLSLGWKTRYGADYNIIDGSYSEANVEEMINTIKNVSQPITYPMRAGLVANSWDAIDKLLNESASGTTVTIWSSDNDTVDDVKLSEVIQKIGVSRVYIDVPEELMNRLHLESSTSSRMKICFGTLLAALLFAKFF comes from the exons ATGATGTCTGTTTCGTCAC gAGAGGAGCCATCGACGAGAAGCTCTATTTTACCATCGGTTCCCGACTTCTTCCAAGGCATCGAGGGCAACCTGACAAAAGTAACCTGGGATCATGCCGTCAACAGTCAGCAAGCTCTAACGAACGCTCTCAATTCAA GCGATATAATGATGCTCGAGGCAGATGTCGTTTGGGGAACCTTGGAGTCAGAGCCCACGGTTCAACTTCCCGTGATGGCGCATCCACCAGCTAATACGAGTGATTTATCCCTGGAAGATTTCCTGAGTCAGGTTATGGCGGACCAAAGTAAAGGAGCCAAGCTCGATTTCAAGTCACTCGAAGCTTTCAGTGCTAGTTGCGAAATCCTCCAGAAACTCGAGGATAAT ATGACATTTCCGGTTTGGCTGAACGCGGATATTCTCGACGGACCGGTGAACTCGTCTTTGAACGGGGAGCCCGTGGACGCTGcgcaatttttatcattggCGGCCGGAACCCTTCCAAACGCCACGTTATCGCTCGGATGGAAGACGAG GTACGGCGCCGACTACAATATTATCGACGGCAGTTACTCCGAAGCCAACGTAGAGGAGATGATAAATACTATCAAGAACGTTAGTCAGCCAATAACTTACCCTATGCGGGCCGGTCTTGTAGCGAATAGCTGGGACGCGATAGACAAATTACTCAACGAATCTGCCAGCGGGACGACCGTGACTATTTGGTCAAGCGACAACGACACCGTCGATGACGTAAAGCTTTCCGAGGTGATTCAAAAGATAGGCGTATCAAGAGTCTACATCGATGTACCGGAGGAGCTTATGAATCGCTTGCATCTCGAATCTTCTACAAGTTCTCGAATGAAGATCTGTTTCGGCACCCTCTTAGCCGCACTCTTGTTTGCAAAGTTCTTCTGA